From the genome of Planctomycetia bacterium:
AGGCCCTGCCCGGTCACCGCCGAGATGCACAGCACCGGCCCGTTCGTTTCCGCCGCGAGTTGATCGCGCACACTTTCCGTCTCCGGCAATTCAGACTTCGTCACCACCAGGATTTCCGGGCGCGTGGCAAGCTGCACGTCGTATTGCTCCAACTCCGCGCGCACCGCGCGATAGTTGGTCAACGGATCGGTCCCGTCCGTCGGTTCCGGTTCCACGAGATGGATCAAGATCCCGGCGCGCTCGATATGCCGCAAAAACTCATGCCCCAGGCCCACGCCGGCGTGCGCGCCCTCAATCAACCCGGGAATGTCCGCCATCACGAACGAACGATCAAAGTTGATCTGGACGATGCCCAGGTTGGGAAACTTCGTCGTGAACGGATAGTCGGCGATTTCCGGTCGCGCGCGCGAGAGCCGACTCAACAGCGTGCTCTTCCCGGCGTTCGGTTTGCCGACGAGACCGACGTCCGCGATCACCTTGAGCTCCAACAGCACGTGGCGCTTTTCGCCCACGCCGCCGGGCGTCGAATCGCGCGGCGCGCGATTCACGTTCGACTTGAAACTCAGATTCCCGCGACCGTTTCTGCCGCCGCGACCGGCAATCACCTGATCGCCCGGCGCCGCGAGGTCCTTGAGCACAAAGCCCTGTTCGGCGTCCATCACGATCGTGCCGGGCGGCACCATGATCACCAGGTCTTCGGCATTGCGCCCGGTGCGATTGGCACTGCCGCCGTTGCCCCCTGCCGGCGCCGCCCAGTGGCGCTTATGGGACAATCCGGCCAGGCTATCGACGCCCGCTTCGGCGCGAATAATCACGTGCCCGCCGTTGCCGCCGTTACCGCCATCAGGTCCGCCGCGCGGAATGTACTTCTCACGACGGAAGCTCACGCAACCGTCGCCGCCGCTCCCGCCTTCGACATAGATTTTGACCCGATCGACGAACATCGAACTTCACCATAAAAAAACCGGGGCTGGCCGATACTCGGCTGCCCCGGAGATATGATTCGCAGTTCAGCGCCGTGCGGCAAGCTGAACATAGTCTCCTTTCGCTCCGCGAAAGGCAAATCCTTTCGCGGAGCGAAAGGAGACTGTGAAACGGCCTAGTTGGCGCTTTCCACCGGCAACACATTGATCCGGCGCCCGCCGCGATCGAAGTGGACCTTCCCCTCGACCAACGCGAACAGCGTGTAATCGCTGCCGGTCCCAACGCCCTTGCCGGCGTGGAATTTGGTGCCCACCTGGCGAACAAGAATATTCCCGGCGCGAACCGCCTGGCCGCCAAATCGCTTGACGCCCCGGCGTTGGGCGTTCGAGTCGCGCCCGTTGCGGCTGGAGCCCTGACCTTTTTTATGTGCCATGTCGCTGAATCCCGGCAAAATCGCTCATTTGGATCGCCGGCGATCCGCGATTGTCGCCGGTCGAGCCTAGTAGCTTACCGGTACGCCCAGGCGTAGTCAACCTCGTCGGGGGCCCCGAGGCGGATCTCCCCTTCGTGCTCCAGGTATTCATCCCCGGGCCGCCAGAAATTGAGCTGCAGCATCTTTTTGGCCAACTGGCGATGCGCTCCCAGCGACTCGCCCGCCCTGTAGAGGTACTTGCCGCCCTGGTCTTTGGGATCGACCCAGCGATAGGCGTTGGTCAGGCCGCCGACGTAGACGTGCATCCTGTCGATGCGCGGATCGATGTCTTCCCAGGTTGCCACGCCCCAGATCGATTTGCCGACCGGAATCTCGCCGGCCACGTCGACAGTATCGAAAAACCGCCGGTTGGGATCCTCGCGCTTTTGAATCGCGTCGATGGCCAGTGGGAGAATGCGATCCGGGTAAACCTTGTTGAACTCGGGGCTTTCCAGGAAGAATTGCGGGACGAAATCCACCGGCTGTGGATTCTCCGCCATTTCCACGACGCCGTCGAAACCGCCGGCCTCCTTGATCGCCGGCTTCATCCGGTAGCCCGTGTTCTTGACCCGGTAAACCAGGTACCAAACGTTCTTTGTGACCAACTCGCCGTCGTCGTTGGGCACGCTGACTTGAATCAATCGCAACGGCTTGAAGGCGAACTCCAGCCCCCAGATTTCGTGACGAAACACGGCCTCTTTCGCAGGTGAGCTTCCGGCCGATTTCGCCCGCTCCCCAAACGTCGGATCGGCGGCCAGGATCTCGACCAGATCATGACGGCTGACCGTATCGGCGACGTTATTGTTCGGCTCCACCACCGTCAGCACGCCCGGCGCGAGTTGACGCAAGCGGCCACCGCTGGCTTCAGTCGCGGCATCCGGCGGGTCTTGCAGCGTATCGGCCGAAGCGCGAACGCCAGTCAGCAACGCCAGGCAGGTCAGGAAAACCAGGAATCTTGGGCAAGCCATACGGCCAATCCTTGTGGACCTTCTGGTCGATTCAGACCGGGAACCTCGCCCAATCCGCGAGGCGCTCCCGAACTGTTTATCTTAATTGGACTTCGGTGCCGCGGTCAAGCAAATTGCCGCGGCCGAAACAGCTCGCTTCCCGAGCTTTGCTTGGCGATTGACGTGACACAACATGCTCAAAAATAAAGACTTATGACCGTTTGTTGCCGTCGGGAGCGGCTAGCCCGGCCGGACCAAGTCCCAGGTCAGCAACGTCGGCTCCACCGGCGCGCCGGCGTAGGCTGACCGGCTCTTGTAGCGCGTGGCCGGCACCAAGTTGGCTTCGGCCGTCAGTTGCACGGGGCTTTCCAACAGCGGCCAGGGGGCAATGGCAATCCGGCTCGCTTCCTCCGCGGACGACTCGAAGCGATACTCCGGGCCGCCATCAATCGGAACGCGAATCTGCAGTGCTTCCGCCCGCTGTGCGCAGCAGAACCACAGGCTGATGGCATCGAACGATTGCAAATAGCTCTGCG
Proteins encoded in this window:
- the obgE gene encoding GTPase ObgE, which translates into the protein MFVDRVKIYVEGGSGGDGCVSFRREKYIPRGGPDGGNGGNGGHVIIRAEAGVDSLAGLSHKRHWAAPAGGNGGSANRTGRNAEDLVIMVPPGTIVMDAEQGFVLKDLAAPGDQVIAGRGGRNGRGNLSFKSNVNRAPRDSTPGGVGEKRHVLLELKVIADVGLVGKPNAGKSTLLSRLSRARPEIADYPFTTKFPNLGIVQINFDRSFVMADIPGLIEGAHAGVGLGHEFLRHIERAGILIHLVEPEPTDGTDPLTNYRAVRAELEQYDVQLATRPEILVVTKSELPETESVRDQLAAETNGPVLCISAVTGQGLDRLLAAIIQELDRRNLVPAATQA
- the rpmA gene encoding 50S ribosomal protein L27 — protein: MAHKKGQGSSRNGRDSNAQRRGVKRFGGQAVRAGNILVRQVGTKFHAGKGVGTGSDYTLFALVEGKVHFDRGGRRINVLPVESAN